The genomic segment TCAAATACACATCAACTTAAATACCAAGGTGATCGAGATGGTTGTTACGCATTCTCCAACCTTGATCGAAGGTGCTGCTGTGGTAATTGAGAGGTATtccatttttaaaattttggttAGTGCAACGGACTTTAGTAAGTTTGCTAAAATAATGTTTATCCTATTGTTTGAACAGTGGCTCATCCCATTGTCCTGAAATTAGTTCGAGATTGAAAAATTATTCGAAGGGTAGCTCAAGTAATTTTGGTCAAGTTGTTGAAGAAACAAGAGCCGCAATTGAAGAGGAAGCAAGTCAAAAAAATTCATTGGATGATTGGAAAAATAGTATAGAGGGTGTTGGTCAGGAGTTCATGAATGTGGAAACTCTACGAGACACGATTCGCAACTATTGCATTGCAAATTGCAGGAATTTTGTCTTCGTGAAGAACGATCGTGATCGAGTTACTGTAGAATGTGTTTATGATGGTTGCGAATGGCGTATCCATGCTTCTCACCTTGGGAATAGTGAAAAgtttacaattaaaaaaatgcacTATAACCACACTTGTGGAGGAAGATTGCAAGTGCGGTCTCATCCAAAGGCTTCAAAACGTTGGATTTTGAAAATTGTTAAAGATCAACTTCAAGATATGCCGTTATATAAGCCGAGTGATATTGTAAAGGATATTCGTCGACAATATGGTGTTGAATTACCGTATCATCAAGCTTGGCGTGGTAAGGAGGTGGCTATGATGGATCTTTATGGTAATAACCGGCTATCTTATGAACGGATTCGCTGGTATTGCGATGCCACTCTTCAGACCAACCTCGACAGCATTGCAGAGTATGAAACAATTGAAGGTCGATTCAGACGTCTATTCATTTGTTTTCATGCTTCACTAATGGGTTTCATAAAAGGATGTCGTCCTCTGATTTTTATGGATGGCACATTTATAAAGCATAAGGATGGAGGTGTACTGCTTGGAGCCACTTCCAAAGATGGAAATGATGATAAGTTTCCTATAGCTTATGGTGTTGTAGATACAGAAAGTGATGAAAATTGGGAATGGTTTTGCTAGTTTTTGAAAGAAGCTATTCATAGTTGTAGTGAGTATCATGGTCAACAGTTCACATTTATGACAGATAGACATCAGGGCATTATTAAATTCGTGCCGAAGTACTTTCCTGATTCTTACCACTCATATTGTATATGTCATGTGAAAGAAAACTTAAAGAATCAGGTTTGCAATGTCATATTATGAATAATTTAAACTACAAAGTATGTAAGTAATATAGCATGTGGTATATCTGATTTTAATTATCAATGCAGGTCCTCGTCCATTATCGTGCAGCTGAGAGAAAGAGGCTCATTGATTTACTAAATGCTGCTGCCTATACACCAAGGCTTAGTGTATTCCGAAAGCTAATTAATTGCCAAGCTTACATCAGAAGCCCCTGGTGCTACCACCTTTCTCCTACGTGCAAAGCCGGAGCATTGGGCGAATGCTGTATTTCCAGGTCCACGCTGGGGCATCATGACATCGAATGTGGCAGAGTGTTTTAATAGTTGGGTCATGGAGGCTCGTCATCTCCCTGTGCCTCAGATGGTTGACCATATAAGGATCCAAATAATGCAGATGATGCATGAACAGCGTAATCGAGGATATAGCATTCAATCCCAACTTTGTCCGGATGCTGAGAAAGTGTTGCATAAAAATGCTGAAGATGGTCGGAGATTAGCTGTATTTACGTCCAACATAATGATATATGACGTAAAGGATACGAACTACTCATGCAAAGTTGACCTGCAGATGTGTAGCTGCTCTTGTGACGAGTGGCGAATCTTCCGCATGCCATTTAAGCATGCTTGTGCATGCATCGAGAAGGCCGACAGATCACTATACTAATTCACTGACAATTGCTTCCAAGCTGAATTGTATAGAGTAACATATGCAGAAGCAATCAGTCCTATTCCTGACATGGAGAAGCCCCAAAGTGCATCTAAAAATATTCACATTCTACCGCCTATCAGAAAGACACGTCCTGAcaggcctaaaaagaagagaagacctTCGCAAGTGGAGTCAGTACGTGAAATGAGATGTGGACGATGTGGGAAGGTTGGGCACAATAGAAGGAGTTGTAATGAGGTCATCAACTAAAGAATATGGAGATTATGAAGAATGTATCGAGATACCTGCAATGTGTTTTCATGTTAGTCACAGCATATTAACTAGAAATCTCTTGTATTGATGTTAACGAAGTGCAAACTGAATTGTATATGTTGTTTTTTTGTTAGATTTTGATTTTTGTACTTCAAACCAGAATGCATTGTAAACATGTTAGAAACACGTAATGATACACAGTTATTCAACAGTTGGCACAGCATTCCACATCAGCTCTGACAATTACAATAGTTGAATTTGGCgtggaaaaatatatattgatacCTAAAATCCCGTTTCCTGGCTTCCCTTCGACTTTGCCTTACTGTGGAATTATCTGAGACActtaacgagtcgactccgaaactattggagtcgactcgagctgtcccGATGTCGACTCAGTAGGAAAAGAGGTCGACACTTAAGGTTGGCTGAGCTAAGGTCCACTCTCTGTCTTTGTTCTGTCACACTTAACGGGGCGACTcgcctttcactggggtcgactcaaactgccCAGAGGCCGACTCAGAACTCCGTGAGGACGACACTTAGGCTTCGCTTATTTCGGCTGCTCTCTGTCTTTGCTCTGTGGCACCTAAAGAGTCAACTCCAGTAtaagggagtcgactcccactgcACGGAGGTCGACTCAAAACACCGTGAGGTCGACACATAGGCTTCGCTTATTTCGGCTGCTCTCTGTCTTTGCTCTGTGCCAcctaaggagtcgactcgcctttcaccggagtcgactcctactgcaCGAAGGTCGACTCAAAACACCGTGAGCATGAAAATTAGGCTTCGCAGATTTCGGCTGCCCTCTGTCTTTGCTCTTTGCCACTTTAGTGGTCGACTCGCCTTgaaatggggtcgactcaaaataTAGCAGTTCGACCCAACTCGCCATGCAAACACAGTTAACCTGTTTGGGAACACAATtaccttgtctgggaacacagttaagaattctgggaacacagttaacttgtctgggaacacagttaccttttctggaaacacagttatggagtctctgggaacacagttaacttgtcggGGAACACAGTTACCTTTTCTGGAAATACAGTTATGGAGtttctaggaacacagttaacttatctgggaacacagttacctTGTCTGGgaatacagttaacttgtctggaaacacagttaccttttctgggaacacagttatggagtttctgggaacacagttaacattTTTTGGGAACAGAGTTACCTTATCTGGGAATACAGTTATGGAGTTTCTGGGAACACAATAAAAGaagtttctgggaacacagttaacttgtatgggaacacagttacattttctgggaacacagttatggattttctgggaacacagttatggagtttctgggaacacagttatggagtttctgggaacacagttaacttgtctgggaacacagttaccttttctgggaacacagttatggagtttctgtgaacacagttaacttgtatgggaacacagttacattttttggaaacacagttatggagtttctgggaacacagttaacttgtctgggaacacagttatcttttctgggaacacagttatggagtttctgggaacacagttaatattTTTTGGGAACAGAGTtaccttgtctgggaacacagttatggagttTCTGGGAACACAATAAAAGaagtttctgggaacacagttaacttgtatGGAAACACAGTTACATTTTCTATgaacacagttatggagtttctgggaacacagttgtatatgtctgggaacacagttaccttttctgggaacacagttatggagtttctgggaacacagtttaACTTGTATGGGAACACAGTTACattttctgggaacacagttatggagtttctgggaacacagttatggagtttctgggaacacagttaacttgtctgggaacacagttaccttttctgggaacacagttatggagtttctgggaacacagttaacttgtatgggaacacagttacattttctgggaacacagttatagagtttctgggaacacagttaacttgtctgggaacacagttaccttttctgggaacacagttatggagtttctaagaacacagttaacttgtatgggaacacagttacattttttgggaacacagttatggagtttctgggaacacagttatggagttTCTGGAAACACAGATtacttgtttgggaacacagctatggagtttctgggaacacagttaacttgtctggaaacacagttatggagtttctgggaatacagttaacttgtttgggaacacagttatggagttTCTGGGAACACAATTATAGAGtttttgggaacacagttaacttgtctggaaaCATAGTTACCttttttgggaacacagttatggagtttctgggaacacagttaattgtatgggaacacagttacatcaagagggagtcgactccatttcattggagtcgactcgggagttATTCGAGTCGACCCGTAACTCGAATAACGAAATAAAACCCCGAGTCAATCGACTCCCTCTTCCCTTCTATTTTTGTGGAGTCGACCTAATTTCTTTCCGTGCTCCTTGTGTCTCTTCCTTCCCTCCGATTCCTTGCTTCCCTCCTCTTTATCTATCATCCATTCGTCGCCATGCCGAGGAAACAAGTCGTGCGGCCTTCAAAGAAGAGAAGTAATGTTCCCGAAGCTACCGAGCGAAGGTCGAAGGCAAGAAACGATGTTCCTCCTCCTCATTCGCATGCTCCACCTTCTTCTCCTAGACAAGTACCCTTGGTAACCCATCCTGTTTCTCTGGGTAGGAAAATTGATTTCGATTTCTTAGAAGCCGAGGGTTTTACAATAGGTCTGAAGCTCAAATCCATGGGTTGGAAAACCCTATGTTCCCTTAACATTCCGACGTACCCGAATCTTGTTCGCCAATTCTATGCCAATATCAACACCGGAATTGGTAGCTTTGAAAGTGTGGTAAACGGAACTCCAATTCTACTAAACCCGAAAACCCTAGGGAGTGTTGTGAACATGCCAACCTCTGGTTCAACCGATGATTTTTTAGAAAATAGAGTGTTGGCCCTTCAATATATTCTAGGTACAGAAAAAGTAAGTCCACTTGAGGAAATTTCAGCCAACCGTCTTAGTGTGGAAAATCGACTATTACATCATATTGTTAGCCGAATCCTCTTTCCGAAAATAGATAGGTTTGATTTTGTGTCCGAAAGAGATATTCTTGTTATGTTCCACATTCTGAACGGTAGCCCCCTTAGTTTACCTCAACTGATGATTAGACACATGCTAGAGTCTGCCTCTAGAGCTAAGGCATCCTTGCCATATGGAATGCTCTTAACCTTAGTCTTCGAGGAGTTCGGTGTAAATACTGAAGGGGAGCCATCTACAACTCTTTCACATTGGGATACTTACA from the Phoenix dactylifera cultivar Barhee BC4 chromosome 14, palm_55x_up_171113_PBpolish2nd_filt_p, whole genome shotgun sequence genome contains:
- the LOC120113181 gene encoding uncharacterized protein LOC120113181, whose product is MSDKDVRNRHQIHINLNTKVIEMVVTHSPTLIEGAAVVIESGSSHCPEISSRLKNYSKGSSSNFGQVVEETRAAIEEEASQKNSLDDWKNSIEGVGQEFMNVETLRDTIRNYCIANCRNFVFVKNDRDRVTVECVYDGCEWRIHASHLGNSEKFTIKKMHYNHTCGGRLQVRSHPKASKRWILKIVKDQLQDMPLYKPSDIVKDIRRQYGVELPYHQAWRGKEVAMMDLYGNNRLSYERIRWYCDATLQTNLDSIAEYETIEGRFRRLFICFHASLMGFIKGCRPLIFMDGTFIKHKDGGVLLGATSKDGNDDKFPIAYGVVDTENRHQGIIKFVPKYFPDSYHSYCICHVKENLKNQVLVHYRAAERKRLIDLLNAAAYTPRLSSYLIWEYSYGVSGNTIKEVSGNTVNFYGVSGNTIIEFLGTQLTCLET